From the genome of Prevotella herbatica, one region includes:
- a CDS encoding malectin domain-containing carbohydrate-binding protein — translation MRYRLFFVLLFFTAKLFANDGFTPVQMQCLYEQVKTSYKYGMAVVPKDNYHKIDCPTVFRNNGKWYMTYVVYNGKDGLDGRGYETWLAESDDLLHWKTSGRLLSYKNMGWDMNQRGGFPSLIDWTWNGSYEIKKYHGRYWMTYIGGHGTGYEAVKEPLNIGLAWTKNDISVAHEWNSADKPLMSIHDKDAQWWEKLVQYKSTVYEDKSRTLGKRFVMFYNAGGINPANNLKAERIGIALSDNMKKWQRYAGNPVYYHESPGIITGDAQIVKMDSLYVMFYFSAYNPTRKYNAFNTFAVSRNLVDWQDWNGEDLIYPSKPYDEMFAHKSYVIKHDGVVYHFYCAVNKAGQRGIAVATSVPIGRSDVNFPEVENNSRRKIISLDKSWYVKFTHTNADSITSLIPETKVCLPNNLDDYYGYRQLKHGNLHGSAVYHRNIKVDKSEGKRYFLELQGVGTYATLVVNGYRYPKELVGRTVFTEDITQQLHDGNNELRIEVDHPEYIKDSPWVCGGCSSEWGFSEGSQPFGIFRPVSLIETDDVRIEPFGVHVWNNANCDSVFIDTEIKNYGNKKVDIELVNKMNMASGKTYFRLSENTVLAPGETKVIRQYAKISNPELWSLDSPYLYNLASMIKREGNTVDEVSTPYGIRSISWPVHRKDNAHKGQFLLNGKPVFINGTCDYEHLFGQSHAFSNEQIASRVKMMRQAGFNAFREAHQPHNLYYQELMDRDGMLFWSQFSAHIWYDTDAFRSNFKKMLIRYIKERRNSPSIILWGLQNESALPKNFTEECSAIIREMDPTCRDQRAITTCNGGEGTDWNVIQNWSGTYGGNPDNYAKELKLPSQLLNGEYGAWRTLGLHGDERYSEESFTKLLAKKATLAESVKDSVCGHFQWIFVSHENPGRVQPDESVRRIDKVGPFNYKGLFSPWEQPTEAFYWYRNHYAKAEVDTVTPTAADRNVDILKPADGYSYMFRVNCGGDAYVDSYGNAWSQDNSKYSESWSSQFGLNPFMASQGHITSKIHGTNDADLFSYFRWGRHKLKYHFKVDDDSIYRIELYFAEPWLGARYGAAIDCEGERIFDVAVNDSVVVDDVDLWAEAGYAGAYKRIVYARALNHQLTISFPEVKAGQAVVSAIAVACNGGKAKSFDYSSALPSNYWHSLDNDTIAKYPKALLPKDTETFPTVKYNSVGKGEWIITPGVAREYALRFRYRNMTAKSIIARLTIVDNKGIVVHASDITFPTTPAKFRILSTTTGTQINAGKYRIIISNAKGVDFETLEIQ, via the coding sequence ATGAGATATAGATTGTTTTTTGTCTTATTATTCTTTACTGCCAAGCTCTTTGCCAATGACGGTTTTACTCCTGTTCAGATGCAGTGTCTGTATGAACAGGTGAAGACGTCATATAAATACGGAATGGCAGTAGTTCCAAAAGACAACTATCATAAAATAGACTGTCCTACCGTTTTTCGTAATAATGGGAAATGGTATATGACTTATGTTGTTTACAATGGTAAGGATGGACTTGACGGTCGTGGATATGAAACATGGTTGGCTGAATCAGATGATTTGCTTCATTGGAAAACTTCAGGTCGATTGCTGTCATATAAAAATATGGGATGGGATATGAATCAGCGTGGAGGATTTCCTTCTCTTATAGACTGGACTTGGAACGGCTCTTACGAAATAAAGAAATATCACGGGCGATATTGGATGACCTATATTGGAGGACATGGCACTGGATATGAAGCCGTGAAAGAGCCTTTGAATATAGGATTGGCATGGACAAAGAATGATATATCTGTTGCACATGAATGGAACTCTGCTGACAAACCGCTTATGAGCATTCATGATAAGGATGCGCAATGGTGGGAGAAATTGGTACAATATAAAAGTACTGTATATGAAGATAAGTCACGAACACTTGGAAAGCGATTTGTGATGTTTTATAATGCAGGTGGAATTAATCCTGCCAACAATCTTAAAGCTGAGCGCATAGGTATAGCCTTGTCTGATAATATGAAGAAATGGCAACGCTATGCAGGTAATCCTGTCTATTATCATGAGTCACCAGGCATCATAACAGGTGATGCGCAGATCGTAAAGATGGATAGTCTTTATGTGATGTTCTACTTCTCGGCTTATAACCCTACGCGTAAATATAATGCTTTCAATACGTTTGCTGTAAGTCGCAATCTTGTTGACTGGCAGGATTGGAACGGTGAAGATCTTATATATCCGTCAAAGCCTTATGATGAAATGTTTGCACATAAAAGCTATGTCATAAAGCATGATGGGGTAGTATATCATTTTTATTGTGCCGTAAACAAAGCCGGACAACGTGGTATTGCTGTTGCAACAAGTGTACCGATCGGGCGCTCTGATGTTAATTTTCCCGAAGTAGAAAACAATTCACGTAGAAAGATAATAAGTCTTGATAAGTCATGGTATGTAAAGTTTACTCACACAAATGCCGATTCTATAACTTCGCTTATTCCTGAAACAAAAGTCTGTCTGCCAAATAATCTTGATGATTATTACGGTTATAGACAATTGAAACATGGAAACCTGCATGGAAGTGCAGTTTATCACAGAAATATAAAGGTTGACAAAAGCGAAGGAAAACGCTATTTTCTAGAATTGCAAGGTGTCGGAACTTATGCCACTTTAGTTGTAAATGGTTATCGTTATCCAAAAGAACTTGTTGGACGAACTGTATTTACTGAAGATATTACCCAACAGCTGCATGATGGTAATAATGAATTACGCATAGAGGTAGATCATCCCGAATATATAAAAGATAGTCCATGGGTATGCGGAGGCTGTTCTTCTGAATGGGGATTCTCTGAAGGTAGTCAGCCATTTGGTATCTTCCGTCCTGTTTCGTTGATTGAAACAGACGACGTACGTATAGAACCGTTTGGAGTCCACGTATGGAATAATGCCAATTGCGATTCTGTATTTATTGATACCGAAATAAAGAATTACGGAAATAAGAAGGTAGACATCGAACTCGTAAACAAAATGAATATGGCAAGTGGAAAAACATATTTCCGATTGTCAGAAAATACAGTTCTTGCTCCTGGAGAAACGAAGGTTATACGTCAGTATGCAAAGATTTCAAACCCTGAATTATGGAGTTTAGATAGTCCTTATCTTTATAATCTTGCGTCAATGATAAAGCGTGAAGGCAATACTGTCGACGAAGTCTCTACACCTTATGGCATAAGATCTATCAGCTGGCCCGTTCACAGAAAAGATAATGCACATAAAGGACAATTTCTATTGAACGGCAAACCTGTGTTTATAAACGGTACTTGTGATTATGAGCATTTGTTTGGGCAAAGTCATGCGTTCTCAAATGAGCAGATCGCATCACGTGTAAAGATGATGAGACAGGCAGGATTCAATGCCTTCCGTGAGGCTCATCAACCGCATAATCTTTATTATCAGGAATTAATGGACCGTGATGGTATGTTATTCTGGAGTCAGTTCTCTGCTCATATATGGTATGACACAGATGCTTTCAGAAGTAATTTCAAGAAGATGCTCATACGTTATATCAAGGAACGTCGCAATTCTCCAAGTATCATATTGTGGGGATTACAAAATGAAAGTGCTCTTCCAAAGAATTTTACTGAAGAGTGTTCTGCTATCATTCGTGAAATGGATCCTACATGTCGTGATCAACGTGCTATAACAACATGCAATGGTGGAGAGGGTACTGATTGGAACGTAATACAAAACTGGAGTGGAACTTATGGTGGAAATCCTGATAATTACGCTAAAGAACTAAAGCTGCCGTCTCAGTTACTGAATGGAGAATATGGAGCTTGGCGTACGCTTGGACTTCATGGAGATGAACGCTATTCAGAAGAATCGTTTACAAAACTATTGGCAAAGAAAGCAACTTTGGCAGAAAGTGTGAAGGATAGTGTATGTGGTCATTTTCAATGGATATTCGTTTCGCACGAAAATCCAGGACGTGTACAACCAGATGAATCAGTAAGACGTATTGATAAGGTTGGACCTTTTAATTATAAAGGTTTGTTTTCTCCGTGGGAACAACCAACTGAGGCTTTCTATTGGTATAGAAATCATTATGCTAAGGCTGAAGTTGATACAGTGACCCCAACAGCTGCTGATAGGAATGTTGATATATTAAAACCAGCTGATGGTTATTCATATATGTTTCGTGTAAACTGTGGCGGTGATGCTTATGTTGATTCCTATGGCAATGCTTGGAGTCAGGATAACTCAAAATATTCAGAATCATGGTCATCACAGTTTGGCTTGAATCCTTTTATGGCAAGTCAGGGACATATAACATCAAAAATACATGGAACCAATGATGCTGATTTATTCAGTTATTTCAGATGGGGACGCCATAAGTTGAAGTATCATTTTAAAGTTGATGATGACAGCATCTATCGAATAGAACTCTATTTTGCAGAACCTTGGCTTGGCGCTAGATATGGGGCTGCAATAGATTGTGAGGGTGAAAGAATATTTGATGTAGCCGTAAACGATTCTGTTGTTGTTGATGATGTTGATTTATGGGCTGAGGCTGGTTATGCCGGAGCATATAAACGCATTGTATATGCTAGGGCTTTAAATCATCAGTTGACGATAAGCTTTCCCGAAGTTAAAGCTGGACAAGCTGTGGTTTCAGCAATAGCTGTAGCATGTAACGGAGGTAAAGCCAAAAGTTTTGATTACAGTTCAGCGCTGCCTTCCAACTATTGGCATAGTCTGGATAATGATACTATTGCTAAGTATCCAAAAGCGTTGTTGCCTAAAGATACAGAGACATTCCCTACCGTAAAATATAACAGTGTGGGAAAAGGCGAGTGGATTATAACTCCGGGGGTGGCAAGGGAATATGCTCTTAGATTTCGTTATCGCAATATGACAGCTAAGTCTATTATAGCACGATTGACAATAGTTGATAATAAAGGCATTGTTGTTCATGCAAGTGATATCACATTCCCAACAACTCCCGCAAAGTTCAGAATACTTTCTACAACTACGGGAACTCAGATTAATGCAGGAAAGTATCGTATAATTATATCAAATGCCAAAGGTGTTGATTTTGAAACTCTAGAAATACAATGA
- a CDS encoding alpha-d-galacturonidase has protein sequence MKRLNTILIILMLCAYSQAHSIKIVTTSKANSRVEYAAEYIKKKLSVLGYTFPNHGNDYKIYLRLATDTTGLKKEGFRITSAKKRIFIDGYDGSGVIYGCNELAEYAALHHNLNIGNIQQNPEMVLRGSCVGLQKTVYLPGHQVYEYPYTPENFPWFYDKKQWIEYLDMLVDNKMNSLYLWNGHPFASLVKLKDYPFALEVDEETFKKNEEIYSFLTHEADKRGIFVIQMFYNIILSKPFADHYGLKTQDRHRPITPLISDYTRKSIAAFIQKYPNVGLLVCLGEAMDTYDDDVEWMTKTIIPGVKDGLKALGRNDEPPILLRAHDTDCKAVMQASLPLYKNLYTMHKYNGESLTTYEPRGPWAKIHTDLAALGTTHISNVHILANLEPWRWSSPSFVQKAVMAMHDVHHANALHLYPQASYWDWPYTADKLPDGLRERQLDRDWMWYKTWGRYAWNCRRNVIEEGHYWDDVLSAYYCSDNKSVADSIRKAYDESGEIAPKLLRRFGITEGNRQTLLLGMMMSQLVNPYKYTIYPGFYESCGPEGEKLIEYVEKEWKHEPHIGELPLDIVAQTEAHGDKAVAAIDAVADKVTEHKDEFNRLRNDMHCYKEFAWSFGFKVKAAQHVLNYKWGKDINQLDTAVVLLEKSVMHYKKLVNLTKDTYLYANSMQTAQRRIPIGGDNGKMKHWQELLPQYQLELNNLKKNIAMLKDISKGKYHTVAMAVKPLHPANVTLPHDVKTVKIAKGVRLFSDMDSVVTDFASELKGMNAYVLNSKQQRDSATKIEFKCDTPVHLLVGYFRDDQMKYASAPKLEIDATANDYGQAEPMITSAILIDGMPQVNLHKYDFNAGSHTLLLPKGILLVLGYTSENIQQRDAGLSGTDKAIDWLFY, from the coding sequence ATGAAAAGATTAAATACTATACTCATCATACTTATGTTGTGTGCTTATTCACAGGCGCACTCTATTAAAATAGTAACCACTTCTAAAGCAAATTCCAGAGTGGAATATGCTGCCGAGTATATCAAAAAGAAATTGTCGGTATTGGGATATACTTTTCCTAATCATGGAAACGATTATAAAATATATCTCAGATTAGCAACTGATACTACAGGACTAAAGAAAGAAGGTTTTAGAATCACTTCTGCAAAAAAACGTATCTTTATTGACGGATATGATGGTTCAGGAGTGATATATGGATGTAATGAGCTTGCAGAGTATGCAGCGCTGCATCATAATCTCAACATAGGCAATATTCAGCAAAATCCAGAAATGGTTTTGCGTGGTTCATGTGTAGGATTGCAAAAGACCGTATATCTCCCCGGACATCAGGTATATGAATATCCATATACACCCGAAAACTTTCCATGGTTTTATGATAAAAAACAATGGATAGAATATCTTGATATGCTTGTAGACAACAAGATGAATTCATTGTATTTATGGAATGGTCATCCTTTTGCTTCATTGGTGAAACTCAAAGACTATCCTTTTGCTTTAGAAGTAGATGAAGAGACCTTCAAAAAGAATGAAGAAATATACTCTTTCCTTACCCATGAAGCTGACAAAAGGGGAATATTTGTTATACAAATGTTTTATAATATTATCTTATCAAAGCCTTTTGCCGACCATTATGGATTGAAAACGCAAGACAGACATCGCCCTATAACTCCATTGATAAGTGACTATACACGCAAAAGTATAGCAGCCTTTATTCAGAAATATCCAAATGTAGGACTTCTTGTATGTCTTGGTGAGGCGATGGATACTTATGACGATGATGTGGAATGGATGACGAAGACTATTATACCAGGAGTGAAAGATGGATTAAAGGCTCTTGGACGTAATGATGAACCGCCTATATTGTTGCGTGCCCACGATACAGATTGTAAAGCTGTAATGCAAGCTTCGCTTCCTCTATATAAGAATCTGTACACAATGCACAAATACAATGGTGAATCCCTCACTACATACGAACCACGAGGACCTTGGGCAAAGATACATACAGATTTAGCTGCTTTAGGAACAACGCATATAAGCAATGTTCATATACTAGCCAATCTTGAACCTTGGCGTTGGTCGTCACCGTCTTTTGTTCAAAAGGCTGTTATGGCTATGCATGATGTTCACCATGCAAACGCTTTGCATCTTTATCCTCAGGCTAGTTATTGGGATTGGCCATATACAGCCGACAAGTTGCCTGATGGACTTCGTGAAAGGCAATTGGATCGTGACTGGATGTGGTATAAGACTTGGGGACGTTATGCATGGAACTGCAGACGCAATGTAATTGAGGAAGGACATTATTGGGATGATGTGCTGTCAGCATATTATTGCAGTGACAACAAGAGCGTTGCTGACAGTATACGTAAGGCGTATGATGAAAGTGGAGAGATTGCTCCAAAGTTGTTAAGACGTTTTGGAATAACAGAAGGAAATCGTCAGACATTACTTCTTGGTATGATGATGAGTCAGTTGGTTAATCCTTATAAATATACTATATACCCAGGATTCTATGAGAGTTGTGGACCTGAGGGCGAGAAACTTATAGAATATGTTGAGAAGGAATGGAAACACGAACCGCATATAGGTGAACTTCCTCTTGATATAGTTGCCCAAACTGAAGCTCATGGCGACAAGGCTGTTGCTGCGATTGATGCCGTTGCTGATAAAGTTACAGAACATAAAGATGAGTTTAATCGCTTGCGTAATGATATGCACTGTTATAAGGAGTTTGCATGGTCGTTTGGTTTCAAGGTTAAAGCAGCACAGCATGTGTTAAACTATAAATGGGGAAAAGACATCAACCAACTTGATACCGCAGTGGTATTGTTGGAAAAGAGCGTGATGCATTATAAAAAGCTTGTTAATTTGACTAAAGATACATATCTATATGCCAACTCAATGCAGACTGCACAACGTCGTATTCCGATAGGAGGTGACAATGGAAAGATGAAGCATTGGCAGGAGCTGTTACCACAGTATCAACTGGAACTGAATAATCTGAAAAAGAATATAGCAATGCTCAAAGATATTTCAAAAGGTAAATATCATACTGTTGCCATGGCTGTAAAACCTTTACATCCAGCTAATGTCACTTTACCGCACGATGTGAAAACAGTCAAGATTGCTAAGGGAGTGCGTCTGTTCTCTGATATGGATAGTGTCGTTACTGATTTCGCTTCAGAGCTAAAGGGTATGAATGCCTATGTGCTGAACAGTAAACAGCAGCGTGATAGTGCTACAAAGATAGAATTTAAGTGTGATACTCCTGTACATCTTCTTGTAGGTTATTTCCGTGACGACCAGATGAAGTATGCAAGTGCTCCAAAACTAGAGATTGACGCTACAGCTAATGACTATGGACAGGCAGAACCAATGATAACCTCGGCAATACTTATAGACGGTATGCCACAGGTAAATCTTCATAAATATGATTTCAATGCAGGAAGTCATACTTTATTGTTGCCAAAAGGTATTCTTTTGGTTCTTGGATATACGTCAGAAAATATACAGCAACGTGATGCCGGACTGTCTGGAACAGATAAGGCGATAGATTGGTTGTTTTATTAA